TGGCGAAATTGGACGCCAATACTGAGGCCTAAGCAGGTTGCCTTTTACGGCCTCACGGGAACCACCAGATGTAGCCGGAATTACAAATTGGCCAAATCACAGCCCTGCAATCGATCAACACCAAAAGTGTTCTCTTTGTTACGGACCAGGGCTGCCTTCGCGTTGTTAATTCACTCATCCCAACGCTCCCCTTCATTTTGAAGCGTTGCCGGTCTTCGGGCCATCTCGATTGATTCGCGCCTCGTCTTTGAGCAATCAATCCGCCCACTTTTCAATCGACTTATGACTACTAGCTCTCCCTCCAGGCCTTACCTGGATGGCAAGAAGCTCAACAAGATCGAGCAGAACAAGGCGGCCAAAGATGGCCTGTTGGTCGGTAGCGAGATTGAAAAATTCGCAGAACTCGGCTGGGAGCAGGTGGATGAGACCGACCTTCAACTGCGTTTGAAGTGGTACGGCATGTTCTGGCGTCCGAAAACGCCAGGCAAGTTCATGCTCCGCCTGCGTGTGCCCAATGGAGTACTGACCTCAGATCAACTTCGTGTGGTTGGTTCGATCGTCGAGCGCTACGGCGAAAACGGCAGTTGCGACATCACCACGCGGCAGAACCTGCAGTTGCGTGGTGTGCTGCTGGGCGACCTGCCAGAGATTCTTAAACGACTAACGGAAGCAGGTCTTAGCACGATTCAATCCGGCTTCGACAATCCCCGCAACGTCACTGGCAACCCAATCGCCGGAATCGATCCCAACGAGATCGTCGACACGCGGCCCTACACAACCGAGCTGCAGAACTTCCTCACCAACAACTGCCAAGGCAACCCGGAGTATTCCAACTTGCCCCGCAAGTGGAACACAGCCGTTGCAGGGGCGAAGGACAACTTCCTGCTCCACAACGACATCGTCTTCCACCCCGTGGAACGAGATGGGGTGATGGGATTTGGCGTGTGGATCGGCGGTGTTCTGTCATCGCAGATGAACGCCTATGCCGTTCCCCTGAACGCCTGGGTGAAGCCAGACGAAATCTGCAAGATGACCGACGCCGTGATCCGGCTCTGGCGCGACAACGGCGAACGGGACAAGCGCCCCAAAGGCCGCTTCCGCCTCTATCTGGATCAGGTGGGCCACGACGTGTTCCGCAGCCAAGTGGAAGAACTCTTCGGTCCGCTGACACCGGATCCTGGCTCCGTGTTCAACACCACGCCCCGCTCCCACTACGGATTCCACCCGCAGAAACAGGAGGGCCTGTCCTACGCCGGTCTGCACGTTCCAGTCGGCCGCCTGACCGCCCAGGATCTTCAGGATTTGGCCACCGCAAGCCTCAACTACGGCAGTGGTGAGGTGCGTCTTACCGAAGATCAGAACGTCATCCTCGTGGGCCTTGCGAACGACAAGCTCGACGCCCTGAAAGCCGACACCCTGGTGCAGCGCTTCCCGCTGGAGCCCGGCCATATCGCTGCCGGAACGGTGTCCTGCACCGGCAACACCTACTGCGGCTTCGCCCTCACCAACACCAAGGACCAAGCTCTCGAGGCGGCCAAAGAACTCGACAAAGAGCTCAATCTCCCCGAGGAGCTGAAGATCCATTGGACCGGCTGCCCCAACACCTGCGGACAGGCCTACATGGGTGCCATCGGCCTCACCGGCACCAAGGCAAAAAACAGCGAGGGAGTCATGGGTGAGGGCTACACGATGACCATCGGCGGTTCCCAAGGCGCCAACCCAAGCATCGGCGAAATCCACCGCAAGGCCATCCCCGCCGATGAGATCAAGGCAGCGCTGAAAGAGGTGTTGATCGACAAATTCGGGGCCACCCCGAAGGCCTGATCGCTGTCGTCGCCGTGACGCTTCCTTTCGAAGTCACGGCTCCAACGCAACGACCACTTCCCCCTCACCGTCATGGCCAACCGCAACGACGTGTTCTCTCGTTTCGTCAACTGGCTTAGTGCCAGTGGTCGCGACGGAGCCGCCATCAACCGTCAGGGCGGCAGCCCTGATCTGTTCTCCCGCCTGATGAACCGCATCAGCGGCTGACATCAAACCTTCGTCCAACTCTCAATCTCAACCGATGGACTACGTCCTACCCAATGAGCTTGTCGACGGCATGATTGCCGCCGGCGGCAAAAAATCAACGGTCAGCGTGAAGAACCTGCTGATCCGCGGCTTTTACTCCGGAGCCATTCTTGGCCTGGCGGTGATCCTGGCCCTGACCGTGGGCATCACCGTGAAAGCGCCCTTCGTCGGCTCACTTCTATTCCCCTTCGGCTTCGCCAGCATCGTGCTGTTTGGCATGGAGCTGGTCACCGGCAACTTTGCGCTGCTGCCGATGGCCACCTGGGCTGGCAAAAGCACCTGGGGCGCCACCTTCCGCAATTGGGTCTGGGTCTGGATCGGTAACTGGATCGGCACCGCAGTTGTGGCCGTGATCATGGCGATCAGCCTCACCAGCGGCACCATGGATGGCGCTGCTGACAATGTCGGCCCGCCGATCTGGGATGCCGTGGCCCAGAAGATCATGGCTCTCAATCAAATCAACGTTGAGAAGAAGTACGAGGCCCTGGGAAGCATGGGCTTTTTCCTCGCCTTCCTGCGCGGACTGGTGGCCAACTGGCTGGTCTGCCTTGGCGTAACCATGGCTCTGGTGAGCAAGAGCGTTCCTGGCAAAATCCTGGCCTGCTGGCTTCCGATCACGGCCTTCCAATCGATGGGCATGGAGCACATCGTGGTGAACCAGTTCCTGCACACCGCTGGGCCGATCCTTGGTTCAGGTGTCCCCTTCACCAAGGTGATCTTCTGGAACTTCCTGCCGGTCACCCTGGGCAACATCGTGGGCGGCATGGTGTTCATCGGCATGCTCTTCTACAGCACCCACCGCACACATATGGAGAACGTGCTGCCGACCGAGCACGATGAAAAGCTGGAGCGTGAGCTCGCTGCTGAACTGGGTGCCCGCTGATCCATCGATGAACGACGAAGCCGTTCTCTGGGAACGGCTCGCCCGATCACGACGCGCTCCTTTGGAGCCCGCTTGGCTGGGGGAGGTCTACTCCCCCAGCCTTTCTGTTGATCTGCAGCGAGCCCTCTGCGAAAAACTGGGGATGCAGGCCGAGCGGGGCTGGCCCGTCATCCAAGAACTCCTCGCCAACCATGGGGTTCTGCCTGATTTGGTCATGGCAGCAGGGCTGTGCCACCAGAGCGAAGCCCGCGATTGGTTGTTAGTTCAACTCGAGCAAACCTCGGACAACGAGGACGCCAACCTGCTAGTGGTTCAGGCTCTGGCCTGCTGGGGAGCCGAGGTTCCGGAATCAGTTGTGGTGAATTGCCTGCATCACCCAGGCCAACTGCACCGCCTCGCCGGTCTGCAACTG
The Synechococcus sp. PROS-U-1 DNA segment above includes these coding regions:
- a CDS encoding ferredoxin--nitrite reductase, encoding MTTSSPSRPYLDGKKLNKIEQNKAAKDGLLVGSEIEKFAELGWEQVDETDLQLRLKWYGMFWRPKTPGKFMLRLRVPNGVLTSDQLRVVGSIVERYGENGSCDITTRQNLQLRGVLLGDLPEILKRLTEAGLSTIQSGFDNPRNVTGNPIAGIDPNEIVDTRPYTTELQNFLTNNCQGNPEYSNLPRKWNTAVAGAKDNFLLHNDIVFHPVERDGVMGFGVWIGGVLSSQMNAYAVPLNAWVKPDEICKMTDAVIRLWRDNGERDKRPKGRFRLYLDQVGHDVFRSQVEELFGPLTPDPGSVFNTTPRSHYGFHPQKQEGLSYAGLHVPVGRLTAQDLQDLATASLNYGSGEVRLTEDQNVILVGLANDKLDALKADTLVQRFPLEPGHIAAGTVSCTGNTYCGFALTNTKDQALEAAKELDKELNLPEELKIHWTGCPNTCGQAYMGAIGLTGTKAKNSEGVMGEGYTMTIGGSQGANPSIGEIHRKAIPADEIKAALKEVLIDKFGATPKA
- a CDS encoding formate/nitrite transporter family protein, with product MDYVLPNELVDGMIAAGGKKSTVSVKNLLIRGFYSGAILGLAVILALTVGITVKAPFVGSLLFPFGFASIVLFGMELVTGNFALLPMATWAGKSTWGATFRNWVWVWIGNWIGTAVVAVIMAISLTSGTMDGAADNVGPPIWDAVAQKIMALNQINVEKKYEALGSMGFFLAFLRGLVANWLVCLGVTMALVSKSVPGKILACWLPITAFQSMGMEHIVVNQFLHTAGPILGSGVPFTKVIFWNFLPVTLGNIVGGMVFIGMLFYSTHRTHMENVLPTEHDEKLERELAAELGAR
- a CDS encoding HEAT repeat domain-containing protein encodes the protein MNDEAVLWERLARSRRAPLEPAWLGEVYSPSLSVDLQRALCEKLGMQAERGWPVIQELLANHGVLPDLVMAAGLCHQSEARDWLLVQLEQTSDNEDANLLVVQALACWGAEVPESVVVNCLHHPGQLHRLAGLQLLSFRSHCLDDGELLQFCQEVLNDFRDPVVVAAIRVLQRRDGVLISEKLAELCRNGSLPVAEAAFRALGCIATPASQRCLLELSEELNDDTRRKMASTQLSQQFRP